A genomic stretch from Juglans microcarpa x Juglans regia isolate MS1-56 chromosome 3S, Jm3101_v1.0, whole genome shotgun sequence includes:
- the LOC121257989 gene encoding uncharacterized protein LOC121257989, whose translation MGACVSTPEGCVGGRMRSSKNKTRRRRRAGVLKRRVPSRLSEGSSDKVDRLPTSDLSCTNPSFQGSTDEAWFDSVAIFESDCDEDYQSVPDDVLSLSSFDGVSRSSVSSLRDANHGDYNVNQASSTSHVLKPGNLSTRNSLRNSVNEVSRTTNVQALNTGDGNSEFKCDATLNEANQPVSLNEISSSMDGSPGKEEGMLYNCGIHPSNCLPFLPSTVPSVEKRSSLSSSPPSSRKRGALKLPFKWKDGNTDGTLFSSRMLLQRPKAGSQVPFCPIEKKMLDSWSSIEPDTFKVRGVNYFRDKKKDFAPNYAAYYPFGVDVFLSQRKIDHLARFVELPVINSTGDLPPILIVNVQVPLYPATLFQGETDGEGMSFVLYFKLSDSYSKELPSNFRENIRRLIDDEVERVKGFPLDTNVHFRERLKILGRVVNMEDLHLSAPERTIMQAYNEKPVLSRPQHEFYAGENYLEIDIDMHRFSYISRKGFEAFLDRLKLCILDVGLTIQGNKAEELPEQVLCCIRLNGINYMNYQQLGIDQ comes from the exons ATGGGGGCGTGCGTATCCACGCCTGAGGGGTGCGTGGGGGGGAGAATGAGGTCGTCCAAGAACAAGACCCGGAGGAGGCGGAGAGCTGGAGTACTGAAACGGAGAGTACCTTCTCGGTTGTCCGAAGGATCATCAGACAAGGTTGATAGGCTCCCAACATCCGATCTCTCTTGCACCAACCCCTCTTTCCAAG GAAGTACTGATGAGGCATGGTTTGATTCAGTAGCAATTTTTGAGTCCGATTGTGATGAAGATTACCAAAGTGTTCCAGATG ATGTTTTATCTCTGAGTAGCTTTGACGGTGTATCCAGATCAAGTGTTTCATCACTGAGAGATGCCAATCATGGAGACTATAATGTCAATCAAGCCTCCTCCACCAGTCATGTGCTGAAACCAGGGAATTTGTCAACGAGGAATTCTTTACGCAACTCTGTTAATGAGGTTTCTAGAACAACAAATGTTCAGGCCTTGAATACTGGCGATGGTAATTCAGAATTCAAATGTGATGCAACTTTAAATGAAGCAAACCAACCTGTGTCCCTCAATGAAATCTCCTCATCTATGGATGGAAGTCCTGGAAAGGAGGAAGGAATGTTGTACAACTGTGGGATTCACCCAAGCAACTGTTTACCTTTTCTTCCATCCACCGTTCCTTCTGTTGAAAAGAGAAGTTCATTGAGCTCTAGTCCACCAAGTTCAAGAAAAAGGGGTGCCTTGAAACTTCCCTTCAAATGGAAGGATGGAAATACTGATGGCACTCTAT TTTCCTCAAGAATGCTTCTGCAAAGACCAAAAGCAGGTTCCCAAGTACCATTTTGCccaatagaaaagaaaatgcttgATAGTTGGTCATCTATTGAGCCTGATACTTTCAAAGTTCGGGGTGTGAATTATTTTAG GGACAAGAAGAAGGATTTTGCTCCTAATTATGCAGCATATTATCCCTTTGGTGTTGATGTGTTCTTATCTCAGCGGAAAATAGATCATTTAGCTCGTTTCGTGGAACTCCCTGTCATTAATTCTACTGGAGACCTCCCACCTATCCTCATTGTAAATGTACAG GTTCCATTGTACCCTGCCACACTGTTTCAGGGTGAAACTGATGGAGAGggaatgagttttgttttgtaCTTTAAACTTTCTGACAGTTACTCCAAGGAGCTTCCATCCAATTTTCGAGAAAATATCAGA AGGTTAATAGATGATGAAGTTGAAAGGGTCAAAGGTTTTCCTCTAGACACAAACGTACACTTTCGGGAAAGGCTGAAGATATTAGGTCGTGTTGTAAACATGGAAGATCTTCATTTGAGTGCACCAGAGCGTACAATTATGCAAGCTTACAATGAAAAACCCGTTCTTTCACGTCCTCAACATGAGTTCTACGCG GGAGAAAATTACTTAGAGATTGATATAGATATGCACAGATTCAGTTATATCTCAAGGAAAGGATTTGAGGCATTCCTAGACAGACTAAAGCTTTGCATCCTGGATGTTGGCCTCACAATTCAG GGAAACAAAGCTGAAGAGTTGCCAGAGCAAGTCTTATGTTGTATACGGCTAAATGGAATCAATTACATGAATTACCAGCAACTGGGGATTGATCAATAG
- the LOC121257988 gene encoding leucine-rich repeat receptor-like serine/threonine-protein kinase RGI4 — MSPRLLWVVFVLISIAAFVEGNRSIGERCSPNDLRGLNSFKAGIQMDTSGRLVRWVGDSCCKWEGIVCDNTTGRVTELHLPGFISSDEFLFQSQMKGCLSPSITLLTSLEVIDLGGLAGLTGNIPPSIGFHIPKLRKLYLYGNNLTGAIPESIGKLSKLEELVLHENRLSESLPPCLGRLKNLRILHLYSNQFFGIIPDSFTNLTNLVKLDLHGNSLTGQIPDRVGQLQVLEGLDLSDNLLSGKIPSSLTNLTAISVMYLDTNYLEGPIPFPSSSGEMPSLGFLRLHNNRLTGNISPSFGFLVSLQRVSLANNNLGGSIPPTFGNLIALTELYLGGNRVSGQIPKSISKLSRLIVLNISHNLIQGPLPHEMSSLQNLQILDLSFNRINLSTIPQWLAELPSLSRIFFAGCGIQGKIPEFLQTTPSPIQELDLSANHLTGTIPAWLGSLSQLYLLNLSRNSLVSNIPDSITRLHDLGVLDLHSNNLTGTINQVFDIGHRFPDGSLTYIDLSDNSFTGGIEQIGTGTQCGIQFLNLSHNYLVGRLPSTIDRLASMRSLDLSYNMLSSDLPEALADVSLLETLKLQGNRFAGKIPYGFLKLRKLKNLDLSHNLLVGEIPEGKPLIDFPESSYSGNRGLCGKPLAPCKL, encoded by the coding sequence ATGTCCCCTCGGTTGCTATGGGTTGTCTTTGTGCTGATCAGTATTGCAGCATTTGTGGAAGGAAACAGAAGTATTGGTGAACGATGTAGCCCCAATGACCTGAGAGGTCTAAACAGTTTCAAGGCTGGAATTCAAATGGACACATCTGGGCGACTAGTGAGGTGGGTTGGTGACAGCTGCTGCAAGTGGGAAGGTATTGTCTGTGATAATACAACCGGCAGGGTAACAGAACTCCATCTTCCAGGATTCATTTCCAGTGATGAATTCTTATTCCAGTCCCAGATGAAAGGATGCTTATCTCCTTCAATAACACTTCTCACATCTCTTGAAGTCATTGATCTTGGTGGACTAGCTGGTCTTACAGGAAATATCCCACCATCGATTGGTTTTCACATCCCAAAGCTCCGAAAGCTCTATCTCTATGGCAACAATCTAACTGGTGCTATACCAGAGAGCATTGGTAAGCTGTCAAAACTTGAAGAACTTGTCCTCCATGAAAATAGATTATCCGAGTCCCTCCCTCCATGCCTAGGAAGGCTAAAAAATCTGAGAATTCTGCATCTATATTCGAACCAATTTTTTGGGATTATACCTGATTCATTCACAAATTTGACAAATTTGGTAAAGTTAGATCTTCATGGCAATTCACTGACTGGTCAAATTCCAGATAGAGTCGGTCAGTTGCAGGTTTTGGAAGGGCTAGATCTTTCCGACAATCTCTTAAGTGGGAAAATCCCCTCGTCATTAACTAACTTAACTGCCATTTCAGTTATGTACTTAGACACCAACTATCTCGAGGGACCAATCCCATTTCCATCAAGTTCAGGCGAAATGCCTTCTCTTGGCTTTCTAAGGCTGCATAATAATCGTCTAACTGGAAATATATCTCCCAGCTTTGGATTTCTGGTCTCCCTCCAAAGAGTTTCTCTGGCAAATAACAACCTTGGTGGATCCATTCCCCCTACTTTCGGGAACTTAATAGCTTTGACAGAGCTATATCTTGGTGGCAACCGGGTATCTGGCCAAATACCAAAATCAATTAGTAAACTTTCTCGGCTTATTGTcttaaatatttctcataatttgATTCAAGGACCATTGCCCCATGAGATGTCATCCCTCCAAAATCTTCAAATACTTGATCTTTCCTTCAACCGTATAAACCTCTCCACCATCCCACAGTGGCTGGCAGAATTGCCATCTCTTTCTCGAATCTTCTTCGCAGGATGTGGAATCCAAGGAAAAATCCCTGAGTTCTTGCAGACAACTCCAAGTCCGATTCAGGAACTGGATTTATCAGCCAACCATCTCACCGGAACCATTCCGGCATGGCTTGGGAGTCTCAGTCAGCTCTACCTATTGAACCTTTCCAGGAACTCACTTGTGTCAAATATCCCTGACTCAATTACACGCTTGCATGATTTGGGTGTGCTTGATCTCCACTCAAATAATCTAACAGGCACCATAAACCAGGTTTTCGATATAGGACACAGGTTTCCTGATGGATCACTAACATACATTGATCTTTCAGATAACAGCTTCACGGGTGGAATTGAGCAGATCGGTACAGGAACACAGTGTGGGATTCAGTTTCTTAATTTATCACATAACTATTTGGTTGGCAGATTACCAAGTACCATAGATAGACTGGCATCCATGCGCAGTTTGGATTTGAGCTACAATATGCTGAGTTCCGACTTGCCAGAGGCTCTAGCAGATGTAAGCTTGTTAGAAACGCTGAAGCTGCAGGGAAATCGCTTCGCTGGTAAAATACCATATGGGTTTTTAAAGTTGAGGAAGCTCAAAAACTTGGATTTATCACATAATCTACTGGTGGGAGAAATTCCCGAGGGTAAACCTCTGATTGACTTTCCTGAGAGCTCCTACTCTGGAAACAGAGGTTTATGTGGGAAGCCTCTTGCTCCCTGTAAGCTCTGA
- the LOC121257148 gene encoding exocyst complex component EXO84A, with product MESTTASSSLSFSSSTVGDSVELDANLTLSDRLKVFKTSGFDPDAYVTSKCQTMNEKEIRHLCSYLVDLKKASAEEMRRSVYANYPAFIRVSREISNLEGQLLSMRNLLSTQAALVHGLAEGVQKDSLSAGPEDSTAEEVLYENKELSKIENWLLEFLDTLEVLLAERRVDESLAALEEAESIAEEAKKRQTLSQTNLLSLQNAITEQRQKLAEQLEETICQPSTRGSVLRSAVLAMKRLGDGPRAHTLLLNSHHRKLRCNMQSLRPSNASYGAAYTVILSQLVFSTIGQAASDSLSLFGEDSAYASELVTWAVREVEAFGLLLKRHVLASSAASGGFRVAAECVHACFAHCSLLEARGLALSPVLLRLFRPCVEQALNTNLKRIEQSSAALAAADDWSLAFPAAGTRLSSTTSLGSTMNASQPKLSVSAQRFNLMVQEFFEDVEPLESLQLDGPALEGVLQVFSSYVNLLINALPSSMDDDENPEGFGKKIVRMAETEAQQIALLANASLLADELIPRAAMKLLQLQKTNRVEEPPRKAADRQSRLPEQRECKRRLQRYVDRLRDSFCRQHALEIIFTEDGDTSLSAHMYINMDGAADHEPEWFPSPIFQELFAKLSRMAGIATDMFVGRERFATVLLMRLTETVILWLSDDQTFWGEIEEGPKPLGPLGLQQLYLDMEFVILFTSQGRYLSRHLHQVIKNIISRAIDAVAATGLDPYSVLPEDDWFAEVAQIAIKILTGKANFGNVDRDATSPTASVSGKSISSVLSHGSN from the exons ATGGAATCCACAACAGCATCATCATCGCTTTCATTTTCCTCGAGTACTGTAGGAGATTCGGTAGAACTGGACGCGAATCTAACCCTCAGCGATAGGCTTAAGGTCTTCAAGACCTCTGGCTTCGATCCCGATGCCTATGTCACCTCCAAATGCCAGACCATGAATGAAaag GAGATAAGGCACTTGTGCTCTTACCTTGTCGATCTGAAGAAGGCGTCTGCCGAGGAAATGCGTAGAAGTGTCTACGCTAATTATCCAGCCTTCATCCG CGTATCAAGGGAGATTTCAAATCTGGAGGGCCAGCTCCTCTCGATGAGAAATCTCCTGTCTACACAGGCTGCTCTTGTTCATGGTTTAGCTGAGGGAGTTCAAAAAGATTCCTTGTCTGCTGGTCCTGAAGATTCAACTGCAGAGGAAGTATTGTACGAGAATAAGGAACTTTCCAAGATAGAAAATTGGTTACTAGAATTTTTGGACACGCTTGAAGTCCTGTTGGCTGAGAGAAGAGTGGATGAATCGTTGGCAGCCTTGGAGGAAGCGGAAAGTATAGCAGAAGAAGCCAAAAAGAGGCAAACATTGAGCCAGACCAATCTGCTATCGCTGCAGAATGCCATCACCGAACAGAGACAAAAACTAGCCGAGCAACTTGAAGAGACAATCTGCCAACCTTCTACTCGTGGTTCTGTGCTTCGTTCAGCTGTTTTGGCCATGAAAAGACTTGGGGATGGCCCTCGTGCCCATACTTTGCTACTTAACTCTCACCACCGGAAATTACGGTGTAATATGCAGAGTCTTCGTCCATCAAATGCTTCATATGGAGCAGCATATACAGTTATACTCTCCCAGCTTGTTTTTTCCACCATTGGGCAAGCAGCAAGCGATTCATTGTCACTTTTTGGAGAGGATTCTGCATATGCTTCTGAGCTTGTAACTTGGGCTGTCAGAGAAGTTGAGGCTTTTGGTCTTCTTCTCAAGAGGCATGTTCTGGCCTCCTCAGCGGCTTCTGGGGGCTTTAGAGTTGCTGCCGAGTGTGTTCATGCATGCTTTGCTCACTGTTCTTTGCTAGAAGCTCGTGGATTGGCGCTTTCTCCTGTCCTGTTGAGACTCTTTAGGCCCTGCGTTGAACAGGCATTAAACACCAACTTAAAAAGAATTGAACAGAGCAGTGCTGCACTTGCTGCCGCGGATGATTGGTCGCTTGCGTTTCCAGCTGCTGGTACGCGTCTGAGCTCAACTACATCTCTTGGTAGTACCATGAATGCATCCCAGCCAAAGCTTTCAGTCAGTGCTCAGAGATTCAATTTAATGGTCCAG GAATTTTTCGAGGATGTGGAACCCCTTGAGAGCTTGCAGTTGGATGGTCCAGCGTTAGAAGGGGTTTTACAAGTTTTCAGCTCCTATGTCAACTTGTTAATAAATGCATTACCGAGCTCAATGGACGATGACGAGAACCCTGAaggttttgggaaaaaaattgttAGGATGGCCGAGACTGAAGCCCAACAGATAGCGCTGCTAGCAAATGCATCGTTGCTAGCAGATGAGCTTATCCCGCGTGCTGCCATGAAGCTTTTGCAGTTGCAGAAGACAAACAGAGTCGAGGAGCCCCCTAGAAAAGCTGCAGACAGGCAAAGCCGTCTTCCGGAGCAAAGGGAATGCAAGAGAAGGCTTCAGCGCTACGTTGACCGCCTGCGAGACAGCTTTTGCCGACAGCACGCCCTTGAAATAATCTTCACAGAAGATGGTGACACTAGTCTCAGTGCACATATGTACATAAATATGGATGGTGCTGCAGATCATGAGCCTGAATGGTTTCCGTCTCCAATTTTTCAG GAACTTTTTGCGAAACTCTCACGGATGGCAGGCATTGCAACAGATATGTTTGTGGGAAGGGAAAGGTTTGCTACCGTTCTATTAATGAGACTCACAGAGACTGTGATCCTTTGGCTTTCTGATGACCAGACGTTTTGGGGAGAGATAGAGGAGGGGCCAAAGCCTTTAGGTCCTCTTGGCCTTCAACAG TTGTATTTGGATATGGAGTTTGTGATACTCTTTACATCCCAAGGCCGCTACTTATCTCGCCATCTGCATCAAGTTATCAAGAACATTATATCCAGAGCTATAGATGCAGTTGCTGCCACTGGTTTGGATCCTTACAG TGTCTTGCCAGAGGATGACTGGTTTGCTGAAGTTGCTCAAATAGCAATAAAAATTTTGACTGGGAAAGCCAACTTTGGTAATGTAGATCGAGATGCGACAAGCCCCACAGCATCTGTATCAGGAAAGTCTATATCATCAGTTTTATCTCATGGGAGTAACTAG
- the LOC121258224 gene encoding LOW QUALITY PROTEIN: glycerol-3-phosphate acyltransferase RAM2-like (The sequence of the model RefSeq protein was modified relative to this genomic sequence to represent the inferred CDS: inserted 1 base in 1 codon) gives MAADTSFPTVDKCTSIGREQHTVVADMDGTLLRGRSSFPYFALVAFEIGGVLRLLFLLLASPLAGILYYFVSESAGIQVLIFATFAGARVSDIESVARAVLPKFYSSDLHPVTWGVFSACGQRHVLTANPRIMVEAFLKDFLGADSVLGTEIAIYKGRATGFVRKPGILVGKNKANALKKAFGETQPDFGLGDRHTDAPFMSLCKEAYIVPPKPEVKAVTSDKLPKPIIFHDGRLVQKPTPLMALLTILWIPIGFVLACLRIAAGSLLPMPIVYYAFWALGVRVTIKGTPPPXVRKSTGKSGVLFICSHRTLLDPIFLSTALGRPIPAVTYSVSRLSEIISPIKTVRLSRDRVADAAMIKKLLEEGDLAICPEGTTCREPFLLRFSALFAELTDQLVPVAMVNRMSMFHGTTARGWKGMDPFYFFMNPSPAYEVTFLNKLPMELTCGSGKSSHEVANYIQRVIAATLSYECTSFTRKDKYRALAGNDGTVVDPKPLLKANKVMGC, from the exons ATGGCTGCAGATACAAGCTTCCCAACTGTGGACAAATGCACGTCAATAGGCCGAGAACAGCACACAGTTGTTGCTGATATGGATGGAACCTTGCTTAGAGGCCGTAGCTCTTTCCCTTACTTTGCTCTTGTGGCCTTTGAGATTGGTGGGGTTCTGAGGCTCCTCTTCCTGCTCTTAGCTTCTCCGCTTGCCGGAATTCTCTATTACTTTGTCTCCGAGTCTGCCGGGATTCAAGTTCTCATCTTTGCAACATTTGCTGGCGCAAGAGTGTCGGATATTGAGTCTGTTGCGCGTGCTGTGCTCCCAAAGTTTTACTCGAGCGATCTCCACCCAGTGACATGGGGTGTCTTTTCTGCGTGTGGACAGCGGCATGTCCTCACTGCAAATCCAAGAATTATGGTGGAAGCCTTTCTGAAGGATTTCTTGGGAGCTGACTCGGTTTTGGGCACCGAGATAGCAATTTATAAGGGTAGAGCGACCGGGTTTGTTCGTAAGCCGGGGATACTCGTAGGCAAGAACAAGGCAAATGCACTCAAGAAGGCTTTTGGAGAAACTCAGCCTGATTTCGGCCTTGGTGATAGGCATACCGATGCTCCTTTCATGTCCTTATGCAAG GAAGCTTACATTGTGCCACCCAAGCCAGAGGTGAAGGCCGTGACCAGCGACAAGCTCCCCAAGCCTATAATCTTCCACGACGGCCGCCTAGTCCAAAAGCCCACCCCACTCATGGCACTGCTCACCATTCTCTGGATCCCCATCGGCTTCGTCCTCGCCTGTTTGCGAATTGCGGCAGGCTCCCTCCTCCCCATGCCTATAGTCTACTACGCTTTCTGGGCACTTGGCGTCCGTGTAACCATCAAAGGCACCCCTCCTC CTGTCAGAAAGTCCACAGGAAAATCAGGCGTCCTCTTCATTTGCTCCCACCGAACCCTTCTCGACCCAATCTTCCTCTCCACCGCCCTCGGCCGCCCCATCCCTGCAGTCACCTACTCAGTCTCCCGACTCTCCGAGATTATCTCGCCCATCAAAACTGTTCGGCTCAGTCGTGACCGAGTCGCTGACGCCGCCATGATAAAGAAACTCTTGGAAGAAGGCGACCTGGCAATATGCCCCGAGGGGACAACTTGCCGGGAGCCATTCCTGCTAAGGTTCTCAGCTTTGTTTGCCGAACTAACCGACCAACTTGTGCCTGTGGCCATGGTGAACCGGATGAGTATGTTTCATGGAACCACTGCTCGAGGATGGAAAGGGATGGACCCGTTCTACTTCTTCATGAATCCTAGCCCTGCATACGAAGTCACTTTTTTGAACAAGTTGCCGATGGAACTAACATGCGGTTCTGGGAAGTCCAGCCATGAGGTAGCAAATTACATACAAAGGGTGATTGCGGCAACTCTTTCCTACGAGTGCACTAGCTTCACTCGAAAAGATAAGTACCGGGCGCTTGCTGGTAACGATGGGACTGTGGTTGATCCGAAACCTTTGCTTAAGGCCAACAAAGTAATGGGATGctga